CGGCGGCCCGCTTGCTGCAGCAGGGCACGGCGGGCCCGCAGCGGGCCGACTGTGCCCGTGACGCCGACAGGGCCGCCGCTCCGGAAGTTCCGGAGCGGCGGCCCTGTCGTTCGGAGCGGTGGTTACGCCGGGACGCTGGCGACGCCCGGGGCGAGGAACGGCTTGCCGTTCACCCGCTCGGAGACGCCGGAGCGGTCCAGGTAGGGGGTGATCCCGCCGAGGTGGAAGGGCCAGCCCGCGCCGGTGATCAGGCACAGGTCGATGTCCTGGGCCTCGGCGACGACGCCCTCGTCCAGCATCAGCGCGATCTCCTCGGCGACCGCCGTGAGCGCCCGGTCCAGGACCTGCTCGGGGGTCAGCACCACGTCGCCGACCTGCAGCAGCGCGGCGACCTCGGGGTCGATCTCCTGCTGGCCCGACGCCCAGGTGTAGAAGCCGCGCTTGCCGGCCTTGACCACCCGGGCCAGGTTCTCGGAGACGGCGAACCGGTCCGGGAAGGCCCCGTGCAGGGTCTCCGAGACGTGCAGCGCGATGGCCGGGCCGACCAGCTCGATCAGCACGATCGGGGACATCGGCAGGCCCAGCGGCTCGACGCCCTTCTCGACGGTCTCGATCGGGGTGCCCTCGTCGACGACCGTCTGGATCTCGCCCATGAAGCGGGTGAGGATCCGGTTGACCACGAACGCCGGGGCGTCCTTGACCAGCACGGCGGTCTTCTTCAGCGACTTGGCCACGCCGAAGGCGGTGGCCAGCGAGGCGTCGTCGGTGCGCTCGCCGCGGACGATCTCCAGCAGCGGCAGCACCGCCACCGGGTTGAAGAAGTGGAACCCGACGACCCGCTCCGGGTGCTCCAGCTTGGACGCCATCTCGGTGACCGAGAGCGAGGAGGTGTTGGTCGCCAGCACGCAGGTCGGCGAGACGACGGCCTCGACGTCGGCGAACACCTGCTGCTTGACGCCCATCTCCTCGAACACGGCCTCGATCACGAAGTCCGCGTCGCCGAAGGCGGCGGCCTTGTCGAGCGAGCCGGAGACCAGGCCCTTGAAGCGGTTGGCGGTGTCCTGGTTGACCCTGCCCTTGGCCAGCAGCTTGTCGATCTCGGCGTGGACGTAGCCCACGCCCTTGTCGACCCGCTCCTGGTCGATGTCGGTCAGCACGACCGGCACCTTCAGCCGACGGACGAAGAGCAGCGCTAGCTGCGAGGCCATCAGCCCCGCGCCGACCACGCCGACCTTGGTGACCGGACGGGCCAG
The Streptacidiphilus albus JL83 genome window above contains:
- a CDS encoding 3-hydroxyacyl-CoA dehydrogenase NAD-binding domain-containing protein, which encodes MTGTTDTAAMLERAHELFPDEVVTTAHVRHLDLPLGAGRLALITLDNGFDHTKPTTFGPGSLAKLAEALDQVEREAAEGSIVAVAVTGKPFIFAVGADLKGVEVLKEHSDALAIGKGGHDVFKRIAALPVPSFTFYNGAAMGGGVEIGLHCSYRTVSAGVPAFSLPECFLGLVPGWGGCTLLPNLIGPAKAISVIIENSLSQNRQLKGQQVFDLGIADAIFAPADFLEQSLLWAAEVLTGATVVERPEIDRGDAWDQAVAQGRLIADSKVHGAAPAPYRALDIIAAVKDAVPGDVAALQAGFDAEDIALADLIMGGELRAGIYSFNLVQKRGKRPVGAPDRALARPVTKVGVVGAGLMASQLALLFVRRLKVPVVLTDIDQERVDKGVGYVHAEIDKLLAKGRVNQDTANRFKGLVSGSLDKAAAFGDADFVIEAVFEEMGVKQQVFADVEAVVSPTCVLATNTSSLSVTEMASKLEHPERVVGFHFFNPVAVLPLLEIVRGERTDDASLATAFGVAKSLKKTAVLVKDAPAFVVNRILTRFMGEIQTVVDEGTPIETVEKGVEPLGLPMSPIVLIELVGPAIALHVSETLHGAFPDRFAVSENLARVVKAGKRGFYTWASGQQEIDPEVAALLQVGDVVLTPEQVLDRALTAVAEEIALMLDEGVVAEAQDIDLCLITGAGWPFHLGGITPYLDRSGVSERVNGKPFLAPGVASVPA